One Benincasa hispida cultivar B227 chromosome 5, ASM972705v1, whole genome shotgun sequence genomic window carries:
- the LOC120077769 gene encoding transcription factor MAMYB, with protein sequence MEFLDEDAKPRFLFHSRANPSSATELQTESQSSKLFVSITVVISSIFLILSILFVQFEPFRSLLIWLSLSLLLGPFAPISLTGGDIRVGRGPILEIPNEEPEVEDDAKKKPVQKRSKPRRSEEIAVGTIEVAEKASSKIENRNGGVYQSNKNGVDFAIEEAEWDEAELGFLKKQLTKHPVGKPRRWEIIAEAFGGRHKVENVIKMAKEMGEKKLGDEDSYAQFLKKRKPMDKRIENVNEEGATAVVDGQVAGWSSGEDIALLNALKTFPKDSALRWEKIAAAVPGKTKAACMKRVGELKRDFRNSKAANDI encoded by the coding sequence ATGGAGTTCCTGGACGAAGATGCGAAGCCCAGGTTCCTCTTCCACTCTCGCGCCAATCCATCTTCGGCGACGGAGCTCCAAACTGAATCTCAATCCAGCAAGCTCTTTGTCTCAATCACCGTCGTAATCTCTTCCATTTTTCTCATTCTCTCAATTTTGTTCGTTCAATTCGAACCATTCAGATCCCTTCTCATCTGGCTTTCTCTCTCGCTTCTTCTCGGCCCTTTCGCCCCAATTTCCCTCACCGGCGGCGACATTCGTGTCGGTCGAGGTCCGATTCTCGAAATTCCCAACGAAGAACCCGAAGTAGAGGACGATGCCAAGAAGAAACCCGTTCAAAAGCGCTCAAAACCGCGTAGATCCGAGGAAATCGCGGTTGGCACAATCGAAGTTGCTGAAAAAGCCTCTTCAAAAATTGAGAACAGGAATGGAGGAGTTTATCAGAGTAATAAAAATGGAGTCGATTTTGCAATCGAGGAGGCAGAATGGGACGAAGCGGAATTAGGGTTTTTGAAGAAGCAATTGACGAAACATCCTGTGGGGAAACCGAGACGGTGGGAGATAATTGCAGAGGCGTTTGGTGGAAGGCATAAAGTGGAGAATGTGATTAAAATGGCTAAGGAAATGGGAGAGAAGAAATTAGGCGATGAGGATTCGTATGCTCAATTTCTGAAGAAGAGGAAACCAATGGATAAGAGAATTGAGAACGTCAATGAAGAAGGTGCCACCGCTGTCGTCGACGGTCAGGTCGCCGGTTGGTCTTCTGGTGAAGACATTGCATTGCTCAATGCTTTGAAAACGTTTCCAAAGGATTCGGCATTGAGATGGGAGAAAATTGCAGCTGCTGTTCCAGGGAAGACGAAGGCAGCTTGTATGAAGAGAGTTGGGGAATTGAAAAGGGATTTTCGAAATTCTAAAGCTGCTAATGACATCTGA